From a single Xanthomonas hortorum pv. pelargonii genomic region:
- a CDS encoding VirB8/TrbF family protein, translating into MALGSGGRLRVVGAAGWRPHCPQQPATAQAAYRAHQHRWRPQVVGYASPNYTPGQAEIRYFLKHWVELVRTVPLDPVVVKSAWSEAYSFMTPASANKLNAEARVPGSTMSKVGQETVTTQVTSVVPVSADSYQVRWVETSFTDQGQVKERATWTSTFTVKQSTPDPKIELVNPLGLFITDFNWQRDIGSTPKIFA; encoded by the coding sequence ATGGCGCTGGGCAGCGGTGGGCGGCTACGCGTTGTCGGTGCTGCTGGCTGGCGGCCTCATTGCCCTCAGCAACCGGCCACCGCCCAAGCCGCTTATCGCGCGCATCAACACCGATGGCGCCCCCAGGTCGTGGGCTATGCGAGTCCCAACTACACGCCCGGCCAGGCCGAGATTCGCTACTTCCTCAAACATTGGGTGGAGCTGGTGCGCACCGTGCCGCTTGATCCGGTGGTGGTGAAGTCGGCATGGAGCGAGGCCTACAGCTTCATGACCCCGGCCTCAGCAAACAAGCTCAATGCCGAAGCCCGCGTGCCTGGTTCGACCATGAGCAAGGTCGGCCAAGAAACCGTCACCACGCAAGTCACCTCCGTGGTGCCCGTGTCGGCCGACAGCTACCAGGTGCGGTGGGTCGAAACCAGTTTCACCGATCAGGGCCAGGTGAAAGAGCGGGCTACGTGGACATCCACGTTCACCGTCAAGCAAAGCACACCAGATCCCAAGATCGAGCTGGTGAACCCGCTTGGCTTGTTCATCACGGACTTCAATTGGCAGCGCGACATCGGTAGCACCCCTAAAATTTTCGCCTAA
- a CDS encoding type IV secretion system protein, which produces MDPTTTGFLTALLNNFVAVFSNGFGIITPRASAILGTLAAIEVALASLFWALRGEDFTAPFLRKLLRIGFFAFLVASWPTLTEGVASGLAQIGSLAGGGSGAPLVKDPSRILEQAMAVIKPIEDEMAHIQKGPWYQKIAVLAVVIQYTIAELCVLVAFFILAITCLLTQIEFALVAVLGLILVPWGVSNHTAFLAEKAIGAVIAQGVKLMVLSFIIAVYGGCLTRSP; this is translated from the coding sequence ATGGACCCGACCACCACCGGATTCCTGACCGCGCTACTCAACAATTTCGTAGCTGTGTTTTCAAACGGTTTCGGCATTATTACGCCGCGCGCGTCGGCAATCCTGGGTACCTTAGCCGCCATAGAGGTTGCGTTGGCGTCGCTTTTCTGGGCATTGCGCGGTGAGGACTTCACCGCGCCATTCCTTCGCAAGCTATTGCGGATCGGCTTCTTTGCCTTCTTGGTGGCGTCGTGGCCGACATTGACGGAAGGCGTCGCTAGCGGCCTCGCACAAATCGGCTCCCTCGCTGGCGGTGGCTCAGGCGCGCCATTGGTCAAAGATCCTAGCCGCATCCTCGAGCAGGCAATGGCTGTCATCAAGCCAATCGAGGACGAAATGGCGCACATCCAAAAAGGGCCGTGGTATCAGAAAATTGCCGTATTGGCGGTGGTGATCCAATACACGATTGCGGAGCTGTGTGTGCTGGTCGCGTTCTTCATCTTGGCGATCACCTGTTTGCTCACACAAATTGAGTTCGCGCTGGTGGCGGTATTAGGCCTAATCCTGGTGCCGTGGGGAGTGAGCAACCACACCGCGTTTCTTGCGGAAAAAGCCATCGGTGCAGTGATTGCACAGGGCGTCAAACTGATGGTCCTGAGCTTCATCATTGCCGTCTACGGGGGGTGCTTAACACGTTCACCCTAA
- a CDS encoding TrbC/VirB2 family protein, translating into MTMKLRNTRTLQLLTLAFFLLPAAAYASGTGMPWEGWLAQILNSISGPVAKAIGVIAIISCGLGIAFSEGGSGMRKLMMVCVGLSIAFTASTFFLNFLGFGGGAVF; encoded by the coding sequence ATGACGATGAAGCTCCGCAACACTCGCACTCTCCAGCTGCTCACGCTGGCGTTTTTCTTGTTGCCGGCCGCCGCCTACGCAAGCGGCACCGGCATGCCGTGGGAAGGCTGGCTAGCCCAGATCCTGAATAGTATTAGCGGCCCTGTCGCAAAGGCCATCGGCGTCATCGCCATTATCAGCTGTGGCTTGGGCATCGCCTTTTCCGAAGGTGGCTCAGGCATGCGCAAACTGATGATGGTCTGTGTCGGCCTGTCGATCGCCTTCACAGCCTCCACGTTCTTCCTGAACTTCCTGGGCTTCGGCGGCGGCGCGGTGTTCTGA
- a CDS encoding site-specific integrase translates to MTELDRYLDAATRQNTVRSYASALRHFEVEWQGHLPATPDSVARYLAAYAQTLATSTLRQRLAAIASWHRDHGFVDPTRSPLVRKVLKGIQTLHPGQVKQAAPLQIRRLVELDDWLAAAIAAARARGDGAAALRHQRDRALVLLGFWRGFRGDELLRLDVAHLTLVPGQGMTCFLPRSKSDRRAAGVTYKVPALSRLCPVEATQVWLQAADLQEGPVFRAVNQWGQVSAEGLHPNSLVRLLRELLTSAGFADAGLHSSHSLRRGFASWANDQGWDMKALMEYVGWRDVQSAMRYLDGRDPFARDRIEASLPSPTAPVPAMALPAPEGKSALQLRLRMVLTPFARAGRGAAKARGRIEEICLAPFQAVRLNTASSEYRLTVPTDPDQDLDEILATLLDDMHRMADTHQCFLEASLNTDDGRHWD, encoded by the coding sequence GTGACCGAACTGGACCGCTACCTCGATGCGGCCACGCGCCAGAACACGGTGCGCAGCTATGCGTCGGCGCTACGGCACTTTGAAGTCGAGTGGCAAGGCCACCTCCCAGCGACACCTGACAGCGTGGCCCGATACCTGGCCGCGTATGCGCAGACCCTGGCCACCAGCACCCTTCGCCAACGCCTGGCGGCCATCGCCTCTTGGCACCGCGACCACGGATTTGTCGATCCCACCCGGTCGCCGCTGGTGCGCAAGGTGCTCAAAGGCATCCAGACCCTGCACCCCGGGCAGGTCAAGCAAGCCGCGCCGCTCCAGATTCGGCGGCTGGTCGAGCTCGACGACTGGCTGGCCGCTGCGATCGCGGCGGCACGCGCGCGGGGCGACGGAGCGGCAGCGCTGCGCCACCAACGGGACCGAGCGCTGGTGCTGCTCGGATTCTGGCGTGGCTTTCGCGGCGATGAACTGCTGCGTCTGGACGTGGCCCATCTCACGCTGGTGCCGGGACAGGGGATGACCTGTTTCCTGCCGCGCAGCAAGAGCGATCGCAGAGCGGCCGGCGTTACCTACAAGGTGCCGGCGTTGTCGCGGCTGTGCCCGGTGGAGGCGACCCAGGTGTGGCTGCAGGCGGCCGACCTGCAGGAAGGACCGGTATTTCGGGCGGTCAACCAATGGGGCCAGGTGAGCGCCGAAGGCCTCCATCCCAATAGCTTGGTGCGCCTGCTACGCGAGTTGCTGACCAGTGCCGGCTTTGCCGATGCGGGGCTCCACAGCAGCCATTCGTTGCGCCGCGGCTTTGCCAGTTGGGCCAACGACCAAGGCTGGGACATGAAGGCGTTGATGGAGTACGTGGGCTGGCGCGATGTGCAGTCGGCCATGCGCTACCTGGATGGGCGTGACCCGTTTGCCCGGGACCGCATTGAAGCGAGCCTACCCAGCCCAACCGCGCCGGTACCGGCGATGGCACTGCCGGCACCCGAGGGCAAATCTGCGCTGCAGCTCCGTCTGCGCATGGTGCTGACCCCGTTTGCCCGCGCGGGCCGCGGCGCGGCCAAGGCCCGGGGCCGGATTGAAGAGATCTGCTTGGCTCCGTTCCAGGCAGTGCGTCTGAACACCGCCAGCAGCGAGTACCGGTTAACTGTTCCCACCGATCCCGATCAGGATCTGGATGAAATCCTGGCCACGTTGCTCGATGACATGCACCGCATGGCCGATACGCACCAGTGTTTCCTGGAAGCGTCTCTCAATACAGACGACGGCCGGCACTGGGATTGA
- a CDS encoding MerR family transcriptional regulator: protein MKISEAADASGCHLETIRYYERIGLLPRPGRSGNGYRVYGPADIERLRFIARGRDLGFSLEEVRSLLQLAGDEELSCGDVDRLARSHLTDVRARMADLQRMARELERVIASCHGGQRAECTILSTLRQPVAVEATRQ, encoded by the coding sequence ATGAAAATCAGTGAGGCTGCCGACGCCAGTGGATGCCACCTGGAGACGATCCGCTATTACGAGCGGATCGGCCTGCTGCCGCGCCCGGGGCGCTCGGGCAATGGCTACCGGGTCTATGGCCCGGCCGACATCGAGCGGCTGCGCTTCATTGCGCGCGGCCGGGACCTAGGCTTCAGCCTGGAGGAGGTCCGCAGCCTGCTGCAGCTGGCCGGCGATGAGGAGCTCTCGTGCGGGGACGTGGATCGGCTGGCACGCAGCCATCTGACCGACGTGCGGGCGCGCATGGCCGACCTGCAGCGCATGGCCAGGGAGTTGGAACGGGTGATTGCCAGTTGCCACGGCGGGCAGCGGGCGGAATGCACCATCCTGTCGACCCTGCGGCAGCCGGTCGCTGTGGAGGCCACGCGCCAGTGA
- a CDS encoding cation transporter translates to MSDCGCHHEAKNKEERRILWIALALNAAMAVIGGIAGWIAHSTGLLADALDMLSDATAYAIGLVAIGRTARFKANAAWVSGSVLLVLGIGVLVEVGRRVMYGAEPVSGWMIGTALVSLAVNLKVLRMLSPLKSGEVHLRATWLFTRADVVANVGVILAGVLVWWLASPYPDFVIGALIGLYVIKESFEILGDARRARADARKTPA, encoded by the coding sequence ATGAGTGATTGCGGGTGCCACCACGAAGCCAAGAACAAGGAGGAACGGCGCATCCTCTGGATCGCCTTGGCGCTGAATGCAGCGATGGCCGTGATCGGCGGCATTGCCGGTTGGATTGCCCATTCCACCGGGCTGCTGGCCGACGCGCTGGACATGCTGTCTGACGCTACCGCCTATGCCATTGGCCTGGTCGCTATCGGGCGCACGGCGCGATTCAAGGCCAATGCCGCGTGGGTCAGTGGCAGCGTACTGCTGGTGCTGGGCATAGGCGTACTGGTCGAAGTCGGTCGCCGGGTCATGTACGGCGCCGAGCCGGTCAGCGGTTGGATGATCGGTACCGCTCTGGTGTCACTGGCCGTGAATCTGAAAGTTCTCCGTATGCTCTCTCCATTGAAGTCTGGCGAGGTGCATCTGCGGGCGACCTGGCTGTTCACCCGAGCCGATGTGGTGGCAAACGTCGGGGTAATCCTGGCCGGCGTGTTGGTGTGGTGGCTGGCCAGCCCGTACCCGGATTTCGTGATCGGCGCCCTGATCGGTCTGTATGTGATCAAGGAATCCTTCGAGATCTTGGGTGATGCGCGGCGGGCACGTGCCGACGCGCGCAAGACGCCTGCATGA
- a CDS encoding efflux RND transporter periplasmic adaptor subunit, which yields MNRFSWTALGMALMLAACNASAPNEASESGAAAEGEEHGEHEEAPLETKIAAKAAQAAGIQVAPAGPGEIADEHEVQGLLTPIDGRIAQVTARFPGPVRSVRAGVGDQVRAGQALATVESNLSLTTYTVTAPISGVVMARTAAVGMAAAEGAPLFEVADLSTLWVDLHIFGADVQHIGAGVPVTVTRLSDGVTAQTTLERVLPGTATASQSTIARATVANTDGLWRPGSAVKARVTVDRQSAALVVPITALQTAEDQDVVYVQQGETYHTRPVKLGRRDAERAEVLEGLKAGEQVVVAQSFLIKADIEKSTVEEE from the coding sequence ATGAATCGCTTTTCCTGGACCGCACTGGGCATGGCCCTGATGCTGGCCGCCTGCAACGCGTCGGCCCCCAACGAAGCCTCCGAGAGCGGCGCCGCCGCTGAGGGCGAAGAACACGGTGAGCACGAGGAGGCACCGTTGGAAACCAAGATTGCCGCCAAAGCGGCGCAGGCGGCGGGTATCCAGGTCGCGCCTGCAGGCCCCGGTGAGATTGCCGATGAGCATGAGGTGCAAGGGCTGTTGACCCCGATTGACGGGCGCATCGCGCAGGTCACTGCACGCTTTCCCGGACCGGTCCGCTCCGTGCGAGCCGGCGTGGGCGATCAGGTACGCGCCGGCCAGGCACTGGCCACCGTGGAGAGCAACCTGAGCCTGACCACCTACACCGTCACCGCGCCGATCAGTGGCGTGGTCATGGCGCGTACGGCCGCTGTGGGCATGGCAGCCGCTGAGGGCGCACCGCTGTTCGAGGTAGCGGACCTGTCCACGCTGTGGGTGGACCTGCACATCTTCGGGGCCGACGTCCAGCACATCGGTGCCGGCGTGCCGGTGACGGTCACCCGCTTGAGCGATGGCGTCACGGCGCAGACCACCTTAGAGCGCGTCCTTCCCGGCACCGCCACCGCCAGCCAAAGCACCATTGCGCGCGCCACGGTGGCCAACACCGATGGCCTGTGGCGGCCCGGTTCGGCGGTCAAGGCGCGGGTGACTGTGGATCGCCAATCGGCAGCGCTGGTGGTGCCGATCACCGCGCTGCAGACCGCTGAAGACCAGGACGTGGTCTACGTGCAGCAGGGCGAGACCTACCACACCCGGCCGGTCAAGCTGGGCCGCCGCGACGCCGAACGCGCCGAAGTACTGGAAGGACTCAAGGCCGGTGAACAGGTGGTGGTGGCTCAGAGCTTCCTGATCAAGGCCGACATCGAAAAGTCCACCGTGGAAGAGGAATGA
- a CDS encoding efflux RND transporter permease subunit — MLERLIGLSIRHRWLTLVLTAALVALGVWSYRHLSIDATPDITNVQVQINTQAPGYSPLEAEQRVTFAIETAMAGLPKLDYSRSLSRYGLSQVTVVFKDGTDLYFARQQVAERLQQISSQLPEGLDPEMGPISTGLGEIFMYTVEAEPNARKPDGTPYTATDLRTLQDWVIRPQLRTTPGVTEVNTIGGFERQIHITPDPAQLVALGFTLNDVVAAVMRNNQNIGAGYIERNGQQFLVRVPGQLANQEAIGNIVLDRRDGVPIRVRDVASVGEGKELRTGAATQNGHEVVVGTAFMLFGANSREVSQAAAAKLDAANASLPPGVHAKAVYDRTALVDRTIGTVSKNLIEGALLVVVVLFLLLGNVRASLITAAVIPLAMLFTIIGMVRGGVSGNLMSLGALDFGLIVDGAVIIIENCLRRFGEAQHALGRQLNDEERYDLTASATAEVIRPSLFGLGIIAAVYLPIFALSGVEGKMFHPMAITVVLALTGAMVLSLTFVPAAIATFLRGRVAEHDNRLMRWSRARYTPLLDWALRRRVVVLAGAAVLVVGCGVLATRLGSEFVPSLDEGDITLQPMRIPGTSLEQSVAMQETLEKRLAQFPEVANIFSKIGTAEVATDPMPPSMADTFLMLKPRDQWPDPRKPKAELVEELEAAAKEIPGSNYEFTQPIQMRTNELISGVRSDVAVKVYGDNLDQLTRLASRVERVMRSVPGAEDVKAEQVSGLPLLTITPDPAALARYGLNPGDVQETVATAIGGSIAGQLIDGDRRFDLVVRLPESQRQDPAVLADLPIPLPASTSVDESSRLAAGANGGPRTVPLREVAKIQVERGPNQINRENGKRRVVITANVRERDLGGFVGELRTRIGQDVTLPEGYWIDYGGTFEQLISATQRLGVVVPVTLALIFALLFMAFGSAKDATIVFSGVPLALTGGVLALALRGIPLSISAGVGFIALSGVAVLNGLVMIAFIRRLREQGDPLDEAVRDGALGRLRPVLMTALVASLGFLPMALNVGAGSEVQRPLATVVIGGIVSSTALTLLVLPVLYRWLHRDRAPRGDRTALESSTS, encoded by the coding sequence ATGCTCGAACGCCTCATTGGGCTGTCCATCCGCCATCGCTGGCTGACGCTGGTGCTCACCGCTGCGCTGGTTGCGCTGGGCGTGTGGAGCTACCGTCACCTTTCCATCGACGCCACGCCGGACATCACCAACGTCCAGGTCCAGATCAACACCCAAGCCCCGGGCTACTCGCCGCTGGAGGCCGAGCAACGGGTGACCTTTGCCATTGAAACGGCCATGGCCGGCCTGCCCAAGCTGGACTACAGCCGCTCGCTATCGCGCTACGGTCTCTCCCAGGTCACTGTCGTGTTCAAGGACGGCACCGACCTGTACTTTGCCCGCCAGCAGGTCGCTGAGCGCCTGCAGCAGATCTCTTCCCAGCTGCCCGAAGGGTTGGACCCGGAAATGGGCCCCATCTCCACCGGGCTGGGCGAGATTTTCATGTACACCGTGGAGGCCGAGCCCAACGCTCGCAAGCCCGACGGCACCCCGTACACGGCCACGGACCTGCGCACCCTGCAGGACTGGGTGATCCGGCCGCAGCTGCGCACCACGCCGGGCGTCACCGAGGTCAACACCATCGGCGGCTTTGAGCGGCAGATCCACATCACCCCCGACCCGGCCCAGCTGGTGGCGCTGGGCTTCACGTTGAACGACGTGGTCGCCGCGGTCATGCGCAACAATCAGAACATTGGCGCCGGCTACATCGAGCGCAATGGCCAGCAGTTCCTGGTGCGCGTGCCAGGTCAGCTGGCCAATCAAGAGGCGATCGGCAACATCGTGCTGGACCGCCGTGACGGCGTGCCCATCCGGGTGCGCGATGTGGCGAGCGTCGGCGAAGGCAAGGAGCTTCGCACCGGCGCGGCCACCCAGAATGGCCATGAGGTCGTGGTCGGTACCGCCTTCATGCTGTTCGGCGCCAACAGCCGGGAAGTCTCCCAGGCGGCCGCGGCCAAGCTGGACGCCGCCAACGCCAGCTTGCCTCCGGGCGTGCATGCCAAGGCCGTCTATGACCGCACCGCGCTGGTGGACCGCACCATCGGCACGGTATCCAAGAACCTGATCGAGGGCGCGCTGCTGGTGGTGGTGGTGCTGTTCCTGCTGCTGGGCAATGTGCGCGCCTCGTTGATCACCGCGGCGGTGATTCCGCTGGCGATGCTGTTCACCATCATCGGCATGGTGCGTGGCGGCGTATCGGGCAACCTGATGAGTCTGGGTGCGCTGGACTTCGGCCTGATCGTGGACGGGGCGGTGATCATCATCGAGAACTGTCTGCGCCGGTTCGGGGAGGCGCAGCACGCGCTGGGCCGCCAGCTCAACGATGAAGAGCGCTATGACCTGACCGCCTCGGCCACGGCTGAGGTGATCCGTCCCAGCCTGTTTGGCCTGGGCATCATCGCGGCGGTCTATCTGCCGATCTTCGCCCTGTCCGGGGTGGAAGGAAAAATGTTTCACCCGATGGCGATCACGGTGGTGCTGGCCCTGACCGGTGCCATGGTGTTGTCGCTGACCTTCGTGCCGGCGGCGATCGCCACCTTCCTGCGCGGCCGCGTGGCGGAACACGACAACCGCCTGATGCGCTGGTCGCGGGCCCGCTATACGCCACTGCTGGATTGGGCACTGCGGCGCCGGGTCGTGGTGCTGGCAGGCGCGGCCGTGCTGGTGGTGGGCTGTGGCGTGCTGGCCACCCGATTGGGCTCGGAGTTCGTGCCGAGCCTGGATGAGGGCGACATCACCTTGCAGCCTATGCGTATTCCCGGCACCAGCCTGGAGCAGTCGGTGGCTATGCAGGAAACGCTGGAGAAGCGCCTGGCCCAGTTCCCGGAGGTGGCCAACATCTTCTCCAAGATCGGCACCGCCGAGGTGGCCACCGACCCGATGCCCCCGTCGATGGCCGACACCTTCCTGATGCTCAAGCCCCGCGACCAGTGGCCCGATCCGCGCAAGCCCAAGGCCGAGCTGGTGGAAGAGCTGGAGGCGGCGGCCAAGGAAATTCCGGGCAGCAACTACGAGTTCACCCAGCCCATCCAGATGCGCACCAACGAGTTGATCTCCGGCGTCCGTTCGGACGTGGCGGTCAAGGTCTACGGCGACAATCTGGACCAGCTGACGCGTCTGGCCAGCCGGGTCGAGCGGGTGATGCGCAGCGTCCCTGGCGCCGAAGACGTCAAGGCCGAGCAGGTCTCGGGCCTGCCGCTGTTGACCATCACGCCAGATCCGGCGGCATTGGCACGGTATGGCCTGAACCCGGGCGATGTGCAGGAAACGGTGGCCACGGCCATTGGTGGCAGTATCGCAGGCCAGTTGATCGACGGCGACCGACGCTTTGACCTGGTGGTGCGCCTGCCCGAGTCCCAGCGCCAAGACCCGGCCGTGCTGGCAGATCTGCCCATTCCGCTGCCGGCAAGCACCAGTGTCGATGAGTCCAGCCGTCTGGCCGCCGGCGCCAATGGCGGGCCTCGTACGGTGCCACTGCGGGAAGTGGCGAAGATCCAGGTGGAACGCGGGCCCAATCAGATCAATCGGGAGAACGGCAAGCGGCGTGTGGTGATCACCGCCAATGTGCGGGAACGCGACCTGGGCGGGTTCGTCGGCGAGTTGCGCACGCGCATCGGCCAGGATGTCACGCTTCCAGAGGGCTACTGGATCGATTACGGCGGCACCTTCGAGCAGCTGATCTCGGCCACCCAACGCCTGGGGGTGGTCGTTCCGGTGACACTGGCGTTGATCTTCGCTCTGCTGTTCATGGCCTTCGGTTCGGCCAAGGATGCGACCATCGTGTTCAGTGGCGTGCCACTGGCGCTGACCGGCGGTGTGCTGGCACTGGCTCTGCGTGGGATTCCGCTGTCGATCTCGGCCGGCGTGGGCTTCATCGCACTGTCGGGCGTGGCCGTACTCAATGGGCTGGTCATGATCGCGTTCATTCGCCGCTTGCGCGAACAGGGTGATCCGCTGGACGAGGCGGTACGCGACGGCGCCCTTGGACGCCTGCGGCCGGTGTTGATGACCGCCCTGGTAGCCTCGCTGGGCTTCCTGCCCATGGCCTTGAATGTCGGTGCTGGCTCGGAGGTGCAGCGGCCGCTGGCCACCGTCGTCATCGGCGGCATCGTCTCATCCACCGCATTGACCTTGTTGGTGCTGCCGGTGCTCTATCGTTGGCTGCATCGCGACCGAGCTCCCCGCGGCGATCGCACTGCCTTGGAGTCCTCGACATCATGA
- a CDS encoding UvrD-helicase domain-containing protein, translated as MSSVPSPNRVLLSAAGSGKTTLLVRQALERPGRRIAIVTYTLENLEEIRRSFEVHAGAVPAHVTLHSWYGFLLRQCIRPYQAALCPEPRIETILFVEGVTNNRAPRTQVARHYLAGNRMYSDRAADFAVRCDELTQGQVIARLAAMYDELYIDEVQDLAGFDLDLVERLLKSHIAVTLVGDTRQATYATNYAQRHSQYRGPNLAALFQIWEADGLCQLDHRLISLRCVQALCDMADTLYPQMPRTQSGNGEVTGHDGIYLVAPADVAAYMQEFAPTVLRHDRRQACDGLPAVNFGQCKGRTYSRVLIFPNGPLTQYLRTADAARITAPPKYYVAFTRARQSVAFVYAGACALPGHQLYAPASADA; from the coding sequence ATGTCCAGCGTGCCATCACCTAACCGGGTACTGCTCTCAGCGGCCGGCTCGGGCAAGACCACCTTGCTGGTCCGGCAGGCCCTGGAACGCCCTGGGCGCCGCATCGCGATTGTGACCTACACGCTGGAGAATCTAGAAGAGATCCGGCGCTCGTTTGAGGTCCACGCTGGTGCGGTCCCCGCGCATGTCACCTTGCACAGCTGGTATGGCTTCCTACTGCGCCAGTGCATCCGCCCGTACCAGGCGGCACTGTGCCCTGAGCCTCGCATCGAGACCATCCTGTTCGTAGAAGGTGTCACCAACAACCGGGCCCCACGCACCCAGGTGGCGCGCCACTACCTGGCAGGCAACCGGATGTATTCGGACCGGGCTGCCGACTTTGCTGTGCGCTGCGATGAGCTGACCCAAGGTCAGGTCATCGCACGCCTGGCGGCCATGTACGACGAGCTCTACATCGACGAAGTTCAGGACCTGGCCGGCTTTGATTTGGATCTGGTCGAGCGGCTGTTGAAGAGCCATATCGCCGTCACGTTGGTGGGTGATACGCGGCAGGCGACGTATGCCACCAACTATGCGCAAAGGCACAGCCAGTATCGTGGACCCAATCTGGCAGCGCTGTTTCAGATTTGGGAGGCGGACGGCTTATGCCAGCTGGATCACCGCCTCATCAGCCTTCGCTGCGTCCAGGCCCTGTGCGATATGGCGGACACGCTCTATCCGCAGATGCCGCGAACCCAATCAGGCAATGGCGAGGTCACCGGGCACGATGGCATCTACCTCGTCGCTCCAGCGGATGTTGCAGCGTATATGCAGGAGTTTGCCCCCACCGTGCTCCGGCATGACCGGCGGCAAGCGTGCGACGGACTACCGGCCGTGAACTTTGGGCAGTGCAAGGGCCGCACCTACAGTCGAGTCCTCATCTTTCCGAACGGGCCATTGACGCAGTACCTGCGCACCGCAGATGCGGCGCGTATCACCGCGCCACCGAAGTACTACGTGGCTTTCACCAGGGCGCGGCAAAGCGTGGCCTTTGTGTATGCCGGCGCGTGCGCCCTGCCGGGTCATCAGCTCTATGCGCCAGCCAGCGCAGACGCATAG
- a CDS encoding ATP-dependent nuclease: MPIERIVIDNFKSFRHLDLPLNAHMNLVVGDNEVGKSTLLEAIHAVVTGQLHGRNLAYELTPYLFHQPTVREYFAALAAGTPASPPRISIEAYLGGDAALASLRGTNNSLRLDTAGIRLLVELNDDYREEFNAYLQQHQGAVSLPVEYYTVRWYSFANNGVTARSIPFDSTIIDTHGIKTLSGADRYIAGIIEQALTPAQRVSLSLSFRRMRQSFSEEADVAAINAYLTEHTGDISHRALTVGVDTSPRSTWETSLSPYLDELPFTQAGKGEQSAVKMKLAMHAAGAAHVLLIEEPENHLSFSSMTQLIDKIATLSTAQQVIIATHSSFVLNKLGVDNVILFSAQGQMKLDQLPSDTHDYFMKLPGHDTLRLILAKQAILVEGPSDELIVQRAYSDHHGVAPMAHGVDIISVKSLAFKRFLQIADRLRIQAKVITDNDGDIAVVQERYAEHINAIYYDSDESAPSLEEQLIKANSLAELNTVLGKAFADEVALLKYMKGHKTDTALAIFNSPHSIRFPDYVQRAIT; encoded by the coding sequence ATGCCGATCGAACGTATCGTCATCGACAACTTCAAGTCGTTTCGCCATCTGGACCTGCCGCTCAACGCCCACATGAACTTGGTGGTGGGCGATAACGAGGTCGGCAAGTCCACTCTGCTGGAGGCCATCCACGCGGTGGTCACCGGCCAGCTGCATGGGCGCAATCTCGCCTACGAGCTCACGCCCTACCTGTTCCATCAGCCGACGGTGCGGGAGTACTTCGCGGCGCTTGCAGCAGGCACGCCGGCCTCGCCGCCACGGATCTCCATCGAAGCCTATCTGGGCGGCGATGCCGCGCTGGCGTCGTTACGCGGCACCAACAACTCCCTGCGCCTAGATACCGCCGGCATCCGGCTGCTGGTCGAGCTCAACGACGACTACCGCGAGGAGTTCAACGCCTACCTGCAGCAGCACCAGGGTGCGGTCAGCCTGCCGGTGGAGTACTACACGGTGCGATGGTATTCCTTCGCCAACAATGGCGTCACCGCCCGCAGTATTCCGTTCGACTCGACCATCATCGACACGCACGGCATCAAGACCTTGTCCGGTGCCGATCGCTATATTGCCGGCATCATCGAGCAGGCACTGACGCCTGCGCAGCGCGTCTCGCTGTCGCTCAGCTTCCGACGCATGCGGCAGAGTTTCTCCGAAGAAGCCGATGTGGCGGCCATCAATGCCTACCTGACCGAGCACACCGGGGACATCAGCCACCGAGCGCTGACGGTGGGGGTGGATACATCGCCGCGCTCAACATGGGAAACCAGCCTGTCTCCGTACCTGGATGAGCTCCCCTTCACCCAGGCCGGCAAGGGGGAACAAAGCGCGGTGAAGATGAAGCTGGCCATGCACGCGGCAGGGGCGGCCCACGTGCTGCTGATCGAAGAGCCAGAGAACCATCTGTCCTTCTCCAGCATGACGCAACTGATCGACAAGATTGCGACCCTCTCCACCGCGCAGCAGGTGATCATCGCCACCCACAGCAGCTTCGTGTTGAACAAGCTGGGCGTGGACAATGTGATCCTGTTCAGCGCGCAGGGCCAGATGAAGCTGGACCAGCTGCCGAGCGATACACACGACTATTTCATGAAGCTGCCAGGCCACGACACGCTACGGCTGATCCTGGCCAAGCAGGCAATCCTGGTGGAGGGCCCGTCTGATGAGCTGATCGTGCAGCGTGCCTACAGCGACCACCACGGCGTGGCGCCGATGGCTCATGGCGTAGACATCATTTCGGTCAAGTCGTTGGCATTCAAGCGCTTCTTGCAGATTGCAGATCGGCTGAGAATTCAGGCCAAGGTGATCACCGACAACGATGGCGACATCGCCGTTGTGCAGGAGCGCTATGCCGAGCACATCAACGCGATCTATTACGATTCCGACGAAAGCGCCCCGTCGCTGGAAGAGCAGCTGATCAAAGCCAATTCGCTGGCCGAGCTCAATACCGTGCTGGGCAAGGCATTTGCCGATGAGGTAGCGTTGCTCAAGTACATGAAGGGCCATAAGACCGACACGGCCCTGGCGATCTTCAACAGCCCGCATTCGATCAGGTTCCCGGACTATGTCCAGCGTGCCATCACCTAA